A part of Brassica rapa cultivar Chiifu-401-42 chromosome A05, CAAS_Brap_v3.01, whole genome shotgun sequence genomic DNA contains:
- the LOC117133962 gene encoding uncharacterized protein LOC117133962 isoform X1, translating into MPNSSANASNDRRRSRPPGLNLEDVRNVRPQMRAASMPPGRTPASSQPTRPPGVVGSSTSSAAPPPPPPPTYATRTEEALLRAPTRINQPHLHPDKINGALWIGVDPEVHEFIRATWQGNFWGPWQSWLKVPVEKRTSWWHSFIQQYYWEDQFHDEIYYKWKLQTQVTICGRISQKRQKNKQPSYISATDWETILANWSTAEAKAKSQSAAESRCAAPPGLKMHVHGAGPRTFANIAYNMVVEEGLEGPVSYPDLVRKTHCRKDGTFLDERAEALVLEVEQAVEEMLQDGSPLGDSQTDSTAATSTSKRLLLNEEYIKRGQTRRGTIYGLGNLQYKNKCPSESVPASLKRGINMEMRVSGLETLTQEIKSDVNALKTDFNEGTAQTQSTLNMILQLLQPQASAAQANQSQHHSPSHSAAPTHGQAQPEGHGQAPTPPHDQPQAPGDAQPQHLITTTNLALDRWCNELGL; encoded by the exons ATGCCTAATTCCTCCGCAAACGCATCCAACGACCGTCGTCGTTCTCGCCCTCCAGGCTTGAATCTTGAAG ATGTAAGAAACGTGAGACCCCAAATGAGAGCCGCTTCAATGCCTCCTGGTAGGACTCCTGCTTCTTCTCAACCAACAAGACCTCCTGGAGTGGTCGGCTCTTCAACTTCATCTgcggctcctcctcctcctcctcctccaaccTATGCGACGAGAACAGAAGAGGCGCTGCTACGTGCTCCAACCCGAATTAATCAGCCACACCTCCATCCTGATAAGATCAATGGAGCATTGTG GATCGGAGTTGATCCTGAAGTCCATGAGTTTATAAGAGCAACATGGCAGGGAAACTTCTGGGGGCCGTGGCAAAGCTGGTTAAAGGTTCCAGTGGAGAAGAGAACAAGTTGGTGGCACTCTTTCATT CAACAATACTACTGGGAAGACCAATTTCATGATGAAATCTACTACAAATGGAAGCTTCAGACTCAAGTGACTATCTGCGGACGCATCAGCCAGAAAAGACAAAAGAACAAGCAGCCAAGTTACATCAGCGCTACTGACTGGGAAACGATCCTTGCGAATTGGTCCACAGCTGAAGCAAAAGCCAAGAGCCAATCAGCAGCTGAATCTCGTTGTGCTGCTCCTCCAGGGCTGAAGATGCACGTCCATGGTGCAGGACCACGCACCTTCGCAAATATTGCGTATAACATG GTTGTTGAGGAAGGTCTGGAGGGACCAGTTTCATATCCCGACCTTGTGAGGAAGACTCACTGCCGCAAAGATGGGACCTTCCTTGACGAACGAGCAGAGGCACTGGTTCTGGAGGTTGAGCAAGCGGTTGAAGAGATGCTACAAGATGGATCTCCTCTTGGAGATAGCCAAACTGACTCAACGGCTGCCACAAGCACTTCAAAGCGCCTTCTCCTAAACGAAGAATACATCAAG CGTGGACAGACACGCAGGGGCACCATCTATGGTCTTGGCAATCTTCAGTACAAGAACAAGTGTCCTTCTGAGTCTGTCCCTGCTTCACTTAAGCGAGGCATAAACATGGAGATGCGGGTTTCTGGCCTGGAGACTCTCACACAGGAAATCAAGTCTGATGTTAATGCTTTGAAGACTGACTTCAATGAAGGCACAGCTCAAACTCAGTCAACTCTCAACATGATTCTGCAACTTCTTCAGCCTCAAGCTTCTGCTGCGCAAGCAAATCAGTCTCAGCATCACTCTCCCTCTCATTCTGCAGCTCCAACTCACGGTCAAGCTCAACCTGAAGGTCACGGTCAAGCTCCAACTCCACCTCACGATCAGCCTCAAGCTCCAGGTGATGCACAACCTCAACATCTCATCACCACTACCAATTTGGCTTTAGATAGGTGGTGTAATGAACTTGGATTGTAG
- the LOC117133961 gene encoding uncharacterized protein LOC117133961 has protein sequence MEHLVMHLPDEAALGGPVQYRWMYPFERYMYHLKKKVRNKAHIAGSIISQCLTEEISRASAHHFGNPEVPATVLQPGDIRFTYHDPDVPNMFYHEGRVSGKMEQRHLTDDDYNVLQTFLMLNCPAFEPYERMFEEFMMDNNPNICGDDLQIAKDNHYAEWVKNYVNEASKIYQFPLWMLDFVQGPKQNYKAWPIYFSRGYCFHTHSHGQDKRTQHYGVQVRGTTDTDYYGLIEEIMMVEYSGSVGLKAMVFKCKWFDTIVGRGIRKHKSGIVDVSPRWQYEKYDPFILSGNCDQVCFIPYPRVRGTSANDWWACTKVVPRGVRETSEDALTALQDDTHDQVVAPSEMLRFETYVVEDDSDYDSTPVVPPNDEYVSEDEIEPACTDSDSGSDSSS, from the exons atggagcatctcgTTATGCATTTGCCAGATGAAGCTGCTCTAGGTGGTCCAGTGCaatatagatggatgtatcctTTCGAGAGATACATGTACCATCTGAAGAAAAAGGTTAGAAATAAGGCACATATTGCAGGTTCCATTATTTCCCAATGTCTTACCGAGGAGATTTCTAGAGCTTCTGCACATCACTTTGGAAATCCAGAAGTGCCTGCTACCGTTTTGCAACCTGGAGATATTCGCTTTACATATCATGATCCAGATGTGCCAAATATGTTTTACCATGAAGGTCGAGTTAGTGGAAAAATGGAGCAGAGGCATCTAACCGATGATGACTATAATGTGTTACAAACGTTTTTGATGCTCAATTGTCCTGCATTTGAGCCCTACGAAAG GATGTTTGAGGAGTTTATGATGGACAACAACCCAAATATATGTGGTGATGATCTACAAATAGCGAAAGACAACCACTATGCGGAATGGGTGAAAAACTAT gtTAACGAAGCGAGTAAGATATATCAGTTTCCATTGTGGATGTTGGATTTTGTACAAGGCccgaaacaaaattataaagcCTGGCCGATATATTTTTCGCGAGGATACTGCTTCCACACACATAGCCATGGCCAAGATAAAAGAACCCAACATTATGGTGTCCAAGTCCGGGGTACGACAGACACTGACTATTACGGCTTGATTGAGGAGATAATGATGGTTGAGTATTCTGGTTCTGTTGGGCTTAAAGCCATGGTTTTTAAATGTAAGTGGTTTGATACAATTGTGGGTCGGGGgattcgaaaacataaatcgGGAATCGTTGATGTGTCTCCGCGCTGGCAGTACGAGAAATACGATCCATTTATCTTATCTGGTAATTGTGATCAAGTTTGTTTCATTCCTTATCCGCGGGTTCGAGGCACATCAGCAAACGATTGGTGGGCATGTACGAAAGTTGTGCCTAGAGGGGTTCGAGAAACTTCTGAAGATGCTCTTACTGCGCTACAAGATGATACACACGACCAAGTTGTTGCACCAAGTGAAATGTTACGATTTGAAACTTATGTTGTGGAAGATGATTCAGATTATGATTCTACGCCGGTTGTTCCGCCCAATGACGAATATGTTTCTGAAGATGAGATAGAACCGGCATGTACCGATTCTGATTCAGGGTCTGATTCAAGTTCTTAG
- the LOC117133962 gene encoding uncharacterized protein LOC117133962 isoform X2 has translation MRAASMPPGRTPASSQPTRPPGVVGSSTSSAAPPPPPPPTYATRTEEALLRAPTRINQPHLHPDKINGALWIGVDPEVHEFIRATWQGNFWGPWQSWLKVPVEKRTSWWHSFIQQYYWEDQFHDEIYYKWKLQTQVTICGRISQKRQKNKQPSYISATDWETILANWSTAEAKAKSQSAAESRCAAPPGLKMHVHGAGPRTFANIAYNMVVEEGLEGPVSYPDLVRKTHCRKDGTFLDERAEALVLEVEQAVEEMLQDGSPLGDSQTDSTAATSTSKRLLLNEEYIKRGQTRRGTIYGLGNLQYKNKCPSESVPASLKRGINMEMRVSGLETLTQEIKSDVNALKTDFNEGTAQTQSTLNMILQLLQPQASAAQANQSQHHSPSHSAAPTHGQAQPEGHGQAPTPPHDQPQAPGDAQPQHLITTTNLALDRWCNELGL, from the exons ATGAGAGCCGCTTCAATGCCTCCTGGTAGGACTCCTGCTTCTTCTCAACCAACAAGACCTCCTGGAGTGGTCGGCTCTTCAACTTCATCTgcggctcctcctcctcctcctcctccaaccTATGCGACGAGAACAGAAGAGGCGCTGCTACGTGCTCCAACCCGAATTAATCAGCCACACCTCCATCCTGATAAGATCAATGGAGCATTGTG GATCGGAGTTGATCCTGAAGTCCATGAGTTTATAAGAGCAACATGGCAGGGAAACTTCTGGGGGCCGTGGCAAAGCTGGTTAAAGGTTCCAGTGGAGAAGAGAACAAGTTGGTGGCACTCTTTCATT CAACAATACTACTGGGAAGACCAATTTCATGATGAAATCTACTACAAATGGAAGCTTCAGACTCAAGTGACTATCTGCGGACGCATCAGCCAGAAAAGACAAAAGAACAAGCAGCCAAGTTACATCAGCGCTACTGACTGGGAAACGATCCTTGCGAATTGGTCCACAGCTGAAGCAAAAGCCAAGAGCCAATCAGCAGCTGAATCTCGTTGTGCTGCTCCTCCAGGGCTGAAGATGCACGTCCATGGTGCAGGACCACGCACCTTCGCAAATATTGCGTATAACATG GTTGTTGAGGAAGGTCTGGAGGGACCAGTTTCATATCCCGACCTTGTGAGGAAGACTCACTGCCGCAAAGATGGGACCTTCCTTGACGAACGAGCAGAGGCACTGGTTCTGGAGGTTGAGCAAGCGGTTGAAGAGATGCTACAAGATGGATCTCCTCTTGGAGATAGCCAAACTGACTCAACGGCTGCCACAAGCACTTCAAAGCGCCTTCTCCTAAACGAAGAATACATCAAG CGTGGACAGACACGCAGGGGCACCATCTATGGTCTTGGCAATCTTCAGTACAAGAACAAGTGTCCTTCTGAGTCTGTCCCTGCTTCACTTAAGCGAGGCATAAACATGGAGATGCGGGTTTCTGGCCTGGAGACTCTCACACAGGAAATCAAGTCTGATGTTAATGCTTTGAAGACTGACTTCAATGAAGGCACAGCTCAAACTCAGTCAACTCTCAACATGATTCTGCAACTTCTTCAGCCTCAAGCTTCTGCTGCGCAAGCAAATCAGTCTCAGCATCACTCTCCCTCTCATTCTGCAGCTCCAACTCACGGTCAAGCTCAACCTGAAGGTCACGGTCAAGCTCCAACTCCACCTCACGATCAGCCTCAAGCTCCAGGTGATGCACAACCTCAACATCTCATCACCACTACCAATTTGGCTTTAGATAGGTGGTGTAATGAACTTGGATTGTAG